The following are encoded together in the Neomonachus schauinslandi chromosome X, ASM220157v2, whole genome shotgun sequence genome:
- the LOC110587944 gene encoding melanoma-associated antigen D4 has product MAEGSYRMESETYNVEDMDEGSDEVGEEEMVEGNDYEEFGAFGGYGTLTSFDIRILRAFGSLGPGLRILSNEPWELENPMLARTLMEAFQLDPETLANEAAARAANVARAAASNRAARAAAAAARATYNQVVAQRPVATDPAAGQDTQPVTCAAQAQAAAPETTRAAPHVSQMLVNSEVAAPGAPATSTQPQTASQAQEAATEGPSTACAFAQAPCASEMDATQPKTAFLGQNDVFDFTQPAGVSGMAFPRPKRPAPAQEAAPEGPSAASSGVPPAAPAREGAATRPKTTKSGKALAKTRWVEPQNVVAAPATKAKMAPSIPEPEGAAATAQHSAEPWVRMGGKRTKKSKHLDDEYESSEEEREPSAVPPTWRASQPPLMVRAQVAPRPPMALRSQVPSRHVLCLPPRNVTLLQERANKLVKYLMIKDYKKIPIKRSDMMKDVIREYDEHFPEIIERATYTLEKKFGIHLKEIDKEEHLYILVCTRDSSARLLGKTKDTPRLSLLLVILGVIFMNGNCASEAVLWEALRKMGLRPGVRHPFLGDLRKLITEDFVKQKYLEYKKIPNSSPPEYEFLWGLRARHETSKMRVLRFIAQNQNRDPREWKAHFLEAVDDAFKTMDVDMAEEHARAQMRAQMNIGDEALIGRWSWDDIQVELLTWDEDGDFGDAWARIPFAFWARYHQYILNSNRANRRATWRAGVSSGTNGGASTSILDGPSTSSTIRTRNAARTSANFFSWIQQR; this is encoded by the exons ATGGCTGAGGGAAGCTACCGCATGGAATCGGAAACCTACAACGTTGAAGACATGGACGAGGGTAGTGATGAAGTCGGGGAGGAGGAGATGGTTGAAGGAAACGACTATGAAGAATTCGGTGCTTTTGGAGGCTACGGCACCCTCACCAGCTTTGACATCCGTATCCTCAGAGCCTTTGGGAGCTTGGGTCCAGGCCTTCGCATCTTATCG AATGAGCCTTGGGAACTGGAAAACCCTATGCTGGCTAGGACTCTGATGGAGGCATTTCAGCTGGATCCAGAAACACTTGCCAACGAGGCTGCCGCCCGTGCCGCCAACGTAGCCCGCGCGGCCGCCTCCAACCGTGCTGCtagggccgccgccgccgccgcccgtgCCACCTATAATCAGGTGGTTGCTCAGCGCCCGGTGGCCACAGACCCGGCTGCAGGACAAGATACCCAGCCCGTGACCTGTGCGGCCCAGGCTCAGGCAGCCGCCCCTGAGACAACCCGTGCTGCTCCGCACGTCTCCCAGATGCTAGTCAACAGTGAGGTGGCCGCCCCGGGGGCTCCGGCCACGTCCACACAGCCCCAGACGGCCTCCCAGGCGCAGGAGGCCGCTACCGAGGGCCCTAGTACCGCCTGTGCTTTCGCTCAGGCTCCCTGTGCTAGTGAGATGGATGCCACCCAGCCCAAGACAGCCTTCCTGGGTCAGAACGATGTCTTTGATTTCACCCAGCCGGCAGGTGTCAGTGGCATGGCCTTCCCACGCCCCAAGAGACCCGCCCCAGCCCAGGAGGCTGCCCCAGAGGGCCCCAGTGCCGCCTCTTCGGGGGTGCCCCCGGCAGCACCTgccagggagggggcagccaCCCGGCCCAAGACCACCAAGTCCGGAAAGGCTCTGGCCAAGACTCGGTGGGTGGAGCCTCAGAATGTTGTGGCAGCCCCTGCCACCAAGGCCAAGATGGCCCCGAGCATCCCTGAGCCCGAGGGTGCAGCTGCCACCGCTCAGCACAgtgctgagccctgggtcaggaTGGGAGGCAAGAGGACCAAGAAG TCCAAGCACCTGGATGACGAATATGAGAGCAGCGAGGAGGAGAGAGAGCCTTCTGCGGTCCCACCGACCTGGAGAGCATCGCAGCCCCCATTGATGGTGCGGGCTCAGGTGGCTCCCCGGCCCCCAATGGCCCTGAGGTCCCAGGTACCCTCAAGACACGTACTGTGCTTGCCACCCCGCAACGTGACCCTTCTGCAAGAGAGG GCGAATAAGTTGGTGAAATATCTGATGATTAAGGACTACAAGAAGATCCCCATCAAGCGCTCAG ACATGATGAAGGACGTCATCCGGGAATACGACGAACATTTCCCTGAGATCATTGAACGAGCAACATATACTCTGGAGAAG AAGTTTGGGATCCATTTGAAGGAAATTGACAAGGAAGAACACCTGTACATTCTCGTGTGCACACGGGATTCCTCAGCTCGCCTCCTGGGAAA GACCAAGGACACTCCCAGGCTGAGCCTCCTCTTGGTGATTCTGGGAGTCATTTTCATGAATGGCAACTGTGCCAGCGAGG CTGTCCTCTGGGAGGCACTACGCAAGATGGGACTGCGCCCTGG GGTGAGGCACCCATTCCTTGGAGATCTGAGGAAGCTCATTACGGAGGACTTCGTGAAGCAGAA GTACCTGGAATACAAGAAGATCCCCAATAGCAGCCCACCCGAGTATGAATTCCTCTGGGGCCTGCGAGCCCGCCACGAGACCAGCAAGATGAGGGTGCTGAGATTCATCGCCCAG AATCAGAACCGAGACCCCCGGGAGTGGAAGGCTCATTTCTTGGAGGCTGTGGATGATGCTTTCAAGACGATGGATGTGGATATGGCTGAGGAACATGCCAGGGCCCAGATGAGAGCCCAGATGAACATCGGGGATGAAGCTCTGATTGGACGCTGGAGCTGGGATGACATACAGGTGGAGCTCCTGACCTGGGATGAGGATGGAGATTTTGGCGACGCCTGGGCCAGGATCCCCTTCGCTTTCTGGGCCAGATACCATCAGTACATTCTGAATAGCAACCGTGCCAACCGGAGGGCCACGTGGAGAGCTGGCGTCAGCAGTGGCACCAACGGTGGGGCCAGCACCAGCATTCTAGATGGGCCCAGCACCAGCTCCACCATCCGGACCAGAAATGCCGCCAGAACGAGTGCCAACTTCTTCTCCTGGATCCA ACAACGCTGA